A region of Trichoplusia ni isolate ovarian cell line Hi5 chromosome 23, tn1, whole genome shotgun sequence DNA encodes the following proteins:
- the LOC113504995 gene encoding post-GPI attachment to proteins factor 6-like — protein MRIMRSQEVIINIKHGSYPAVNPDGYGFPKDFIDPATREPVHTQELLSDGKNRTYTIENPKPGNWYALIYIKWEDPRTQKVEQQGLVANCQTILYTDLQVQREENVELIDCYTGITELNYDELPAYFKCMTLDNVDPISLNVTIVNTTASDKELFVRVQALSFPTEENYLIYCAFNPKGNNIQTITFIPNPNAWHYIHIGEATGNVTRIADCESYFTRSDVDELINHTVIDLMRDDKGRFFTFDYGLPTTDLQDATSLVNITSSEIKSLRFKVNQFLDIGGSLTIASSLLMSLKYYMGYRREFAKDALLAFTEDNQFFKAVICMDIGHASIPLESGHCRYNDKVKPALFVLNSTDSESIYDKTFIPYPDSGHWYLTFRIFCDQVVCPCRTSDNGTKYYVDTSADKDGEGGVLEGNDTRVGTSECNATIVLTVSSMSCVGGKCSNHGSCLLNTFGGLVMSFCSCSAGYGGWDCSDNSRMDSRVYMLVSILLLTLSNLLFFFSIYVAVIRTYYTEAMMYTFTMIFSTFYHACDAPSQVAYCIVKGNILQFGDFYCGLMSFWVTLLAMSIIGDKFRSSLQLIGAIIIALLTTWNMHSIVSFLLPVAVGVGVLLLSWYLDFRKIRSLRYPRTYYIRYLPLGIILVSIGLICYAFLQTEQNYKIVHSIWHMIIALSVVFLLPDVKRGSDVNAFLPSQDYFKLSFRKVFQRSHRPTAVD, from the exons atgag GATCATGCGATCCCAAGAAGTtatcataaacataaaacacGGCTCGTATCCGGCAGTCAATCCTGACGGGTACGGCTTTCCAAAGGACTTCATAGATCCAGCGACCAGAGAACCGGTGCACACACAAGAACTGCTGTCAGACGGAAAGAACAGGACTTATACGATAGAGAACCCGAAACCAGGGAACTGGTACGCACTCATCTATATAAAATGGGAGGATCCGAGGACGCAGAAAGTTGAACAGCAAG GTCTCGTTGCCAATTGTCAAACGATCCTATACACTGACTTGCAAGTCCAACGCGAGGAGAACGTAGAGCTAATAGACTGTTACACGGGGATCACGGAGCTGAACTATGATGAGCTGCCGGCATACTTCAAATGTATGACCTTAGACAACGTCGACCCCATCAGCCTGAACGTCACCATCGTCAACACCACAGCCTCCGACAAAGAGCTCTTCGTCAGAGTACAGGCTCTCTCCTTCCCCACAGAGGAGAACTACCTCATATACTGCGCTTTCAACCCAAAAGGAAACAACATACAAACTATCACCTTCATCCCCAACCCAAACGCCTGGCACTACATCCATATAGGAGAAGCTACAGGCAATGTCACCAGGATAGCTGACTGCGAATCCTACTTCACCAGATCAGACGTTGACGAACTCATTAATCACACGGTTATCGACCTTATGCGCGACGATAAAGGACGCTTTTTCACTTTCGATTACGGTCTCCCGACAACCGATCTCCAAGATGCAACCAGTCTTGTCAACATCACATCTTCAGAAATAAAGTCTTTAAGGTTCAAAGTCAATCAATTTTTGGACATCGGAGGCAGCTTGACTATAGCGTCGAGCCTTCTTATGAGTTTGAAATACTATATGGGGTACAGGCGGGAGTTCGCAAAGGATGCATTGTTAGCGTTCACCGAAGACAACCAGTTTTTCAAGGCCGTGATATGTATGGATATCGGTCATGCGAGTATACCATTAGAGAGTGGTCACTGTCGGTACAACGATAAGGTGAAGCCGGCATTGTTCGTATTGAACAGTACGGACTCTGAGTCTATTTATGACAAGACGTTCATTCCTTATCCTGATAGTGGCCATTGGTATTTGACTTTCCGTATATTTTGCGATCAGGTTGTTTGTCCTTGTCGCACGTCGGATAACGGAACGAAGTACTACGTGGACACGTCTGCAGATAAGGATGGTGAAGGGGGTGTGTTAGAGGGGAATGACACGAGGGTGGGGACATCTGAGTGTAACGCGACGATAGTCCTGACTGTGTCGTCGATGTCGTGTGTAGGGGGGAAGTGCAGTAACCACGGGAGCTGCTTGCTGAACACTTTCGGTGGGCTGGTGATGTCCTTCTGTTCCTGTTCGGCTGGATACGGCG GTTGGGACTGTTCAGATAACTCAAGAATGGACAGCAGAGTCTACATGCTTGTGTCCATCCTCCTGCTCACGCTGAGCAACCTCCTCTTCTTCTTCTCCATCTACGTAGCGGTCATACGCACATACTACACGGAAGCCATGATGTACACCTTCACTATGATCTTCTCCACTTTCTACCACGCCTGCGACGCCCCCTCCCAAGTCGCCTACTGCATCGTCAAAGGTAACATTCTCCAGTTTGGAGACTTCTACTGCGGACTAATGTCATTCTGGGTAACTTTACTCGCTATGAGCATAATAGGTGACAAATTCAGATCCTCATTACAACTAATAGGTGCCATAATAATAGCTTTATTGACAACGTGGAATATGCATTCGATTGTCTCATTCTTACTGCCAGTTGCAGTCGGCGTAGGCGTTTTATTACTATCCTGGTATCTTGACTTTAGAAAAATTCGTAGTCTAAGATACCCTAGGACGTATTACATCAGATACTTGCCACTAGGCATAATTTTAGTGTCGATTGGCTTAATTTGTTACGCTTTTCTACAAACGGAACAGAATTATAAGATTGTACATTCGATATGGCATATGATTATAGCTTTAAGTGTTGTGTTTTTACTGCCCGATGTTAAAAGAGGTAGTGATGTGAATGCCTTCTTGCCGAGTCAGGACTATTTTAAGTTGTCTTTTCGTAAAGTGTTTCAAAGATCTCACCGGCCTACAGCTGTTGATTAA
- the LOC113504876 gene encoding FERM domain-containing protein 8, which produces MEHQSDMGAYGENPNVQNSGNYITIIPVDYSRRGYPMQAEYQYNEFRSREEYYSVQSQKLQAEVNAHLYSVSQRLPHLSYSPLGRHSDWDKHDPHKPLQPDSKDSNSSDSLEKSVMGSNLSSCSNQTGSSSIAAGSFSTTEPITSGGSSSSAISPPLPGSSGSTASSSTVSSNPVTCIYLMSRTAVMMEMSSEEIPSQVTASRFLNALLATEELGLSQPSTRSLAANVFALWMCSPLLEIQLKPHHCPWKFWANWQKLVNRYGHASESRRSRDQPVLRLQRNVFFPKHLEEGIKDSRIQELLYEEARHNVVTGRYPLESAQAVMLGGLQARIQLGPYDPHRHTAKFFRAQQDKYLPVHARSGRWAALLPAGRKGSAEARLLEQAQRPPAAPPRKLRHKYLAHTRTTPTYGAAFFQGQIEQPVRSLTSLLTHEDIPVLVAINSNGVYVIDDTESTVLLGLLYEELSWDIGLPSDDNEDCLPCLFLQFMVVENGLRVSKILQVFSKQAIMMDTLIEHFAGEYRKRLGQETPSDHANYDYHSDSGSISLPPLSRPDSPQRRLANKLSRLALATHDGRGNLLGGAGDWNIDLDHPQPSWILPKH; this is translated from the exons ATGGAACACCAATCAGACATGGGAGCTTATGGAGAAAATCCAAATGTGCAAAATAGTGGGAACTATATCACAATTATACCTGTGGATTATTCACGACGGGGATATCCTATGCAAGCTGAATACCAGTATAA TGAATTTCGATCTCGGGAAGAATACTATAGCGTCCAAAGCCAGAAGCTTCAAGCGGAGGTGAATGCTCACCTGTACTCAGTGTCTCAGAGGCTGCCTCATCTGTCATACAGTCCGTTAGGTCGTCACAGCGACTGGGACAAACATGACCCGCACAAACCTCTGCAGCCAGACTCCAAAGATAGCAACAGTTCTGATTCGCTGGAGAAAAGTGTTAtgg GATCGAATCTCAGCAGTTGTTCGAATCAGACTGGGTCCAGCAGTATCGCAGCAGGCTCCTTCAGCACCACGGAACCCATTACCAGCGGAGGAAGTTCTTCCAGCGCGATATCACCACCACTCCCAG GTTCTTCTGGTAGCACAGCATCATCCTCCACGGTATCTTCAAACCCAGTCACGTGTATCTACCTGATGTCACGTACTGCAGTCATGATGGAGATGAGCTCCGAAGAAATACCCTCGCAAGTGACGGCATCTCGGTTCCTGAACGCTTTACTGGCAACTGAGGAGTTGGGTCTGTCGCAGCCGAGCACCAGGAGCTTGGCGGCGAATGTGTTTGCCCTATGGATGTGCAGTCCATTGCTTG AAATCCAGTTGAAACCACATCATTGCCCTTGGAAGTTCTGGGCCAACTGGCAGAAGTTGGTGAACCGTTACGGCCACGCATCGGAGTCGAGACGAAGCCGCGACCAGCCCGTGCTAAGGTTGCAGAGAAACGTGTTCTTCCCAAAGCATTTAGAAGAAGGgataaa GGACTCCCGCATCCAAGAGTTGCTGTATGAGGAAGCTCGCCACAACGTGGTGACGGGGCGCTACCCCCTGGAGAGCGCGCAGGCCGTCATGCTCGGTGGGCTTCAAGCGAGGATACAGCTGGGGCCGTATGACCCTCATCGACATACTGCTAAATTCTTCAG AGCGCAGCAGGACAAGTACCTGCCGGTGCACGCGCGCAGCGGGCGCTGGGCGGCGCTGCTGCCGGCGGGCCGCAAGGGCAGCGCCGAGGCGCGGCTGCTGGAGCAGGCGCAgcgcccgcccgccgcgccgccgcgcaaGCTGCGGCACAAGTACCTCGCGCACACGCGCACCACGCCCACTTACGG GGCTGCGTTCTTCCAAGGCCAGATTGAACAGCCAGTGCGGAGTCTAACAAGCCTGCTCACGCACGAGGACATTCCAGTACTCGTCGCCATCAACTCCAATGGAGTATACGTCATCGATGATACTGAAAGT ACTGTTCTTCTTGGCCTGCTTTACGAGGAGCTGTCATGGGATATTGGGTTGCCATCAGATGACAACGAAGATTGCTTGCCTTGTCTTTTCCTACAGTTCATGGTCGTTGAAAACGGGTTGAGAGTGTCCAAGATTTTACAG GTATTCTCCAAGCAGGCTATCATGATGGATACTCTGATTGAGCACTTTGCGGGCGAATATAGGAAACGATTGGGCCAGGAGACGCCAAGTGATCACGCGAACTACGACTATCATTCAG ATTCAGGCAGCATTTCTCTGCCTCCCCTATCCCGCCCCGACTCTCCCCAGCGTCGACTTGCCAACAAGCTCTCCCGACTAGCCCTGGCCACGCACGACGGACGCGGCAACCTGCTCGGCGGCGCTGGCGACTGGAACATAGACTTAGACCATCCACAACCCTCATGGATACTGCCCAAACATTAA
- the LOC113504816 gene encoding SAYSvFN domain-containing protein 1: MEAKLKEYRALRRRKELIENTKEALQQTKDKVVDFIVPKIIQNMGKIREEEILLIENEDLIAHASHVEEIPPEEARSETSEVESYEEEESCGYCMIKLPIYALIWLGLYAYFLYLQFGAVFFVISVLIGIYINTRTRPRKKGEVSAYSVFNEDCASIDGTLTPEQFEREIRYGAGTVRSF; encoded by the exons ATGGAGGCGAAACTCAAAGAATACCGGGCCCTCAGACGTCGCAAAGAACTTATAGAAAACACTAAAGAGGCTTTACAACAGACCAAAGATAAAGTTGTGGACTTTATAgttccaaaaataatacaaaacatggGAAAGATACGAGAAGAAGAAATTTTATTG ATTGAGAATGAGGACCTCATAGCTCATGCCTCGCATGTGGAAGAAATACCTCCGGAGGAAGCTCGGTCAGAGACAAGCGAGGTTGAATCTTATGAAGAAGAAGAATCCTGCGGGTATTGCATGATCAAACTCCCGATTTACGCTTTAATCTGGCTTGGACTCTACGCTTACTTCCTGTACCTACAGTTTGGTGCAGTTTTCTTTGTTATCTCCGTACTAATAGGTATCTATATCAACACCCGCACGCGACCGCGGAAGAAAGGAGAAGTGTCCGCTTACAGCGTGTTCAACGAAGACTGTGCCAGCATTGACGGTACTCTCACTCCCGAACAATTTGAAAGGGAAATACGATATGGAGCTGGCACTGTAAGGAGTTTctaa